From Salvelinus sp. IW2-2015 linkage group LG33, ASM291031v2, whole genome shotgun sequence, one genomic window encodes:
- the LOC111958167 gene encoding leucyl-cystinyl aminopeptidase-like produces MHKAFVKSLTDGGNPFLEIAGCGKANSSTPNSTNGELFPWNELRLPASVRPVNYDLSLTPNLTSMTFTGRTVINMTILHDTKRIVLHSSELIITKATFQVGEDKSVEVKVLEYKPWQQIAVSFPEDLKVGQVCVLTLDYAANLSHTYDGFYNSSYNDKTGAKRVLAATQFEPQAARKAFPCFDEPAFKATFLVRITREPGYITLSNMPQAKTTTLPSGLLEDEFEQTGINMSTYLVAFIVANFTSITRNVSNTLVSVYSVPEKKEHTHYALDTASKLLHFYNTFFEIVYPLRKLDLVAIPDFLAGAMENWGLITFRETSLLVENQSSPLDKQLIANVVAHELAHQWFGNLVTMRWWNDLWLNEGFATYWQYTSLMTEFPQLDLGNVFLGVRFKAMAKDSLNSSHPVSVSSQVTTPEQVSEMFDSVTYEKGASLLLMLKTTLPDGQFRKGLMEYLDNYRGSNTVTEDLWNSLTQAQVLPQQESVSDMMRTWTLQKGFPLVTVSRKGGHVTLTQEHFLFSADNATHTSNLWHIPVTYVNDSCSSAPSCRQIFTLRNKTATLNVSDSVKWLKLNYMNTGFYIVHYGDEGWATLIDALKTDINILTPHDRASLIHNIFALSRLGRVSFRHVLNLLEYATNETETVPLTEALSQLSSVYRLLDKRQEQRLVARMKVYIWGHFGQLMDSQDWGEEESVSRQELRSALLEMACSLGRQNCTDQATALYDQWTNSNQTKQIPGDLQRVVFSVAAQSDLRWHTLMEAYSSTTYDSEKRKILQALASTQDPQSIVWILSVGLEGGIIQTQELPLVISTMSDGFVGHLFVWDFVKENWDRIIEKFPVGSYPIQSIIKSTTSQFSTQTHLEEVQGFFSSLKERGSQMRSVKEALETIRLNQLWMDRNLPTLRIWL; encoded by the exons GCTGGCTGTGGTAAGGCTAACTCCTCCACTCCTAACAGCACCAATGGGGAGCTGTTTCCCTGGAATGAGCTCCGACTCCCAGCCAGTGTACGGCCTGTGAACTATGACCTCTCCTTGACCCCTAACCTGACTTCKATGACCTTCACTGGCCGCACTGTCATCAACATGACAATACTACATGACACCAAGCGCATAGTTCTGCACAGCTCTGAACTCATTATCACCAAGGCAACCTTCCAG GTTGGAGAGGATAAGAGTGTTGAGGTGAAGGTGTTGGAGTATAAACCATGGCAGCAGATAGCTGTCAGCTTCCCAGAGGATCTGAAGGtaggccaggtgtgtgtgttaacgTTGGACTATGCAGCCAACCTCTCACACACCTATGACGGCTTCTACAACAGCTCCTACAACGACAAGACTGGAGCCAAGAG GGTCCTAGCTGCCACCCAGTTTGAGCCCCAGGCAGCCAGGAAGGCCTTCCCCTGTTTTGACGAGCCGGCCTTTAAAGCCACTTTCCTGGTCAGGATCACAAGGGAGCCTGGATACATCACTCTGTCCAACATGCcccag GCTAAGACGACTACATTACCCAGCGGCCTGTTGGAGGATGAGTTTGAGCAGACTGGCATTAATATGAGCACCTACCTGGTGGCCTTCATCGTAGCCAACTTCACCAGCATCACTAGAAACGTTTCCAATACACTG gtGTCAGTGTACTCTGTGCCAGAGaagaaggaacacacacactatgctCTGGACACAGCCTCCAAGCTGCTGCACTTCTACAACACCTTCTTTGAAATCGTCTACCCTCTGAGGAAACTAG accTGGTGGCTATCCCAGACTTTCTGGCGGGAGCGATGGAGAACTGGGGTCTGATCACCTTTAGAGAGACCAGCCTGCTGGTGGAAAACCAGTCCTCTCCTCTCGACAAACAACTCATCGCTAACGTCGTAGCCCACGAGCTCGCTCaccag TGGTTTGGGAACCTGGTGACGATGCGTTGGTGGAATGACCTGTGGCTGAACGAAGGCTTCGCCACCTACTGGCAGTACACGTCCCTAATGACAGAGTTCCCACAGCTGGACCTA gGCAATGTGTTCCTGGGGGTGCGCTTTAAGGCCATGGCCAAAGATTCTTTAAACTCCTCCCACCCAGTGTCAGTGTCATCCCAGGTGACCACACCTGAGCAGGTGTCTGAGATGTTTGACTCTGTCACCTATGAGAAG GGTGCTTCCCTCCTGCTGATGTTGAAAACCACTCTGCCAGACGGTCAGTTCAGGAAAGGACTCATGGAATACCTGGATAACTACAGAGGATCTAACACTGTTACTGAAGACCTCTGGAACAGTCTCACCCAG GCCCAGGTGCTTCCCCAGCAGGAGAGTGTGTCAGACATGATGAGAACATGGACGCTGCAAAAAGGCTTCCCATTAGTCACCGTCAGCCGCAAGGGTGGTCACGTGACGCTCACACAGGAACACTTCCTGTTCTCCGCAGACAATGCCACACACACCTCTAA CCTGTGGCATATCCCTGTGACGTATGTGAATGACAGCTGTAGCTCTGCCCCTTCCTGCAGACAGATCTTCACGCTAAGAAATAAGACAG CGACTCTGAATGTGTCGGACAGTGTGAAGTGGCTGAAGTTGAACTACATGAACACAGGCTTCTATATAGTTCACTATGGAGACGAGGGCTGGGCCACTCTCATAGATGCTCTTAAGACTGATATCAACATACTCACACCCCACGACCGCGCTTCACTCATACACAACATCTTTGCCCTgtccag GCTGGGTCGTGTGTCCTTCCGTCATGTTTTAAATCTGTTGGAATATGCCACCAATGAGACTGAGACTGTTCCTCTGACAGAGGCCCTGTCACAGCTCAGCTCTGTCTACAGACTACTGGACAAGAGACAGGAGCAAAGACTGGTGGCCCGCATGAAG GTGTACATTTGGGGTCATTTTGGCCAGCTGATGGACAGTCAggactggggagaggaggagagtgtgtcCAGACAGGAGCTGAGGTCAGCCCTGCTAGAGATGGCCTGTAGTCTGGGACGGCAGAACTGTACTGACCAGGCCACGGCCCTCTACGACCAGTGGACCAACTCCAACCAAACCAAACA GATCCCAGGTGATCTGCAGCGAGTGGTGTTCTCTGTAGCGGCCCAGTCTGACCTCAGATGGCATACTCTCATGGAGGCCTACAGTTCCACCACGTATGACTCTGAGAAACGCAAGATACTGCAGGCCCTGGCCTCCACACAGGACCCACAAAGCATCGTATG GATTCTGAGCGTGGGGCTCGAGGGAGGGATTATCCAGACCCAGGAGCTGCCATTGGTCATCAGCACCATGAGCGATGGCTTCGTTGGCCACTTGTTCGTCTGGGACTTTGTCAAAGAGAACTGGGACAGGATCATAGAGAA gttccCAGTGGGGTCCTATCCCATCCAAAGCATCATCAAGTCCACCACCTCCCAGTTCTCCACTCAGACACACCTGGAGGAG GTCCAGGGTTTCTTCTCCAGTCTGAAGGAGCGGGGGTCTCAGATGCGTAGCGTCAAGGAGGCTTTAGAGACCATCAGACTGAACCAGCTCTGGATGGACAGGAACCTCCCAACACTCAGAATCTGGCTCTAA